The following nucleotide sequence is from Chloroflexota bacterium.
TCTTGAGATCATCTGGGCCGAGACGACCTGGATTCGCGAGGAAAACCGGCCGGTGAGCATCACCTTCTGGCGGGCCAACGTGGCTGACCTGGCCAACCGGACCGAGATTGGCACTTTGCCTATAGCCGAGTGGTTAGGGAATGCCAAACTATCACCTGATGGAGACAAGATCGCTTTCACAACATGCTCTGGAAGCTGTGGCCCTTGGGACGGGAGCCTTTGGGTGATGAATACCGATGGGAGTGGGCTTAGAAAGATAGCCCAGGGCATAGAGGCAGTGGATGCCCGAGGGCATTCACCAGCCTGGTCTCGCGATGCTCAAAACTTGATCTACCTCAGAGTGGTGCCAAAGGAACCCCTGGAATCTAAGGAGTCAGCCGATATATGTGAGTTGCACTCTATTTCAGCCGATGGTGCTAAAGACAAAACCCTGGTAACGGAAGCCATGGTCAGTATTTATCCCCTTGGCTGGTCTGCTGATGGGAAACTAATCTATTATGACCGTATTAGTCGGGGGCATGAGCTTTGGGCCGTGGATGCCAATGGTGAAAGGCCACCGCAACATATAATGCCCTTACCTGATCAATACAAATTCTCGCCAGATGGTACAAAGCTCATCATATACACTCCGGAAGAGGGCCTTGTCATTCTCTCTACCGATGGGAGGGAGAGAAGGACGTTCGTGCCACCAGAACAAGCTTTTGGCGGGATTTGGTCCTCAGATGGCACTGAATTTATTGGGCGTCGAGGATGGGAACTGCAACTTCGAGCAGCCAATGTCGCCACGGGAGCAACTAGAGTTCTTGTAACGGCACAGCTAACGGATATATCTGACGACCTCCTTGCCATCTCTCCCGACCATCAATGGTTAGCCATTCAAGGTTACGGGAAGGGCGAGATTTATCTTCTGTGGATCGGCACCGATCTGCGTCTCGAGGTGCCTAAGATGGGTATCGCCACCTTCGTGGGCTGGATAGCTCGTAGACCATATTAAGAGAGGATGACCAGTAAAGTTCTGGTTAGGAACCTGATCATCAGGTTTTTATGTTTGTTCCTCGTCCTCGCTACTCCTGCCCAGCCGGCCTGGGCTCAATGTTTCAGACCATCTCTTTGAAAAGGAGGCATCTATGGAGGAGTGTTCGCCTGCGAGCGAGAAGTGGGCAACGGCCCTCTCTGGTCTGATAATTGCTTTTGCGGTTTTCGCCTTGTTGGCCAATTCTCTCACTTTCCTGCCATCGGTTTCGGCCTATCCTCAGGCCCAGGCCACGCCAACAACTGTGCTCTGCGCCGATCACCTGAGCCCACAAGAATTCTGAAACTGCCTTGACGCGAGGCTTCTTCAGTGGTATTAATATAATTGCAGGGCGATGGCGTGGTGAAGTTGCAGGCAGATCACTCTAGTCCTTCTTCTAATGCCTGCTCCGGAACGATGGGCTCACAGCCCAAGGATAACGTGGGGGATCGGTCGACTCTATCCTTCTGAGTTTTGACTGAACCCCCAAGGAGGGATCAGTGATGGAGGAAAAGAAGGACCTTTTTGAGCAGGTGGAGCGATGGCTCGTGGTGGGCCTATTGACGTTGGCCATTCTCCTGGTGTTTGGCAGCGTGGCGCAGCGTGCTCAACAGCAGATGGCGCTGGCACCCACCCCCTTATTGCCTGTGCCCACTTTGACATCGGAGCCATACCCGCCGCCGATACGAACGCGTCCGCCCACTATAACGCCCCAGCCCAATCCCCCCCCCCAAACCCCGACGGTGCCCCCACCTGCTACGCCAACAACTGAGCCTCCCACTCCGATTGTTACACCACCGGTGCCCATTACCTCCACTCTTGAGATCATCTGGGCCGAGACGGCCTGGATTCGCGAGGAAAACCGGCCGGTGAGCATCACCTTCTGGCGGGCTAACGTGGCTGATTTGGCCAACCGGACTGAGTTGGCCACTTTATCCATAGGCCACATGATATGCCGTGCGAGTATATCCCCTAATGGTAATCATGTTGCTTTCACCACCTGCCCAAGCATTGGTGGTTGTGGTCAGGGGGACGATGTTCTGTGGGTGATGAATATTGATGGCAGTAGGTTGAAGCAATTGGCTCAAGGCCTTGTTGGAGGTACCCACTGGTCGCGCGATAGCAAAACGGTGACTTACAAGAAAGAAGTGCTCAAGCAACCACCTCCGGCCAGCACTGACGTTTCTCCTTTCATTTACGAAATCCATACCATTGCCACCGATGGCACTGATGATAAGGCCCTGGTTGTAGATGATACTGCTGACAGCGTCGCTCCATTGGGCTGGTCACCGGATGGCAGACAGCTTTTTTACCAGCGTAGTACGCCAGGCATAGGCTATGAGCTTTGGGCCGTGGATGCCAATGGTGAAACGCCTCCGCAGTTCGTGAGCTTTTTGTTCCCTGGCTGGGGCGTGGTGAGATTCTCCCCAGACGGCGCCAAGCTAACGATTTACACTCAGGAAGAAGGGCTCGTTCTGCTTTCCAGTGATGGAAAGGAAAGAAGAGTCCTGTCGCCGCCGTCAGAACCTTTCGGTGGCATCTGGTCTGCAGATAGCACAGAAATCATTGGTAGCTACGTGTACAAGAATGAGCTCCAGCTTCGAGCTCTCAACGTGAACACAGGAGCAACCAGAGTTCTCGTAACAGCCCAGCTAACGGACATATCTGATGACCTCCTTGCTATCTCTCCCGACCACCAATGGTTAGCCCTTAAAGGCTACAGGAGGGGCGAGATTGATCTTCTGTGGATCGGCACCAACCTGCGGGTCGAGGTGCCTGCGAAAGGCATCGCATCCTTCGTGGGCTGGATAGCTCGTAGACCTTGAATGCTCCTCTGCAAAGCTTTGCATAAGAGACCACATCATTGGAGGTCATAAACATGGCTATGAAAGTTCTGGTTAGGAGCCTGACCATCGGCCTTTTATGCTCGTTCCTCGTTCTTACAACTCCTGCCCAGCCAGCTTGGGCCCAGTGTTCCGGATCATGTCCCACCAGTTGCGCTCAGGCAGCCAGGTGTGGCCAGCAGCCAAATCGCATCACGATGGGCCCGACTTTTGACAATGCGGCGACCAACAGCTTGGGCAGCGCTGGCCCTACCTATAGTCAAATACGCCGAGGTATTTGCCCCAATACCTACAACGTGACCGTATCTACCTCCAATCCCATCCCGAGCGTCATCTTGAAGGCTATCGGGCTAGTGGAATCCAGTTGGCGACAGTTCGACTGCGACGGCGATTTTGCCAGCGAGTGGGATTGGACTCTTATCACTGGAGACTGTGGTTATGGGGTAATGCAGGTAACCTCCTGTATGGATACCGGCTGTGGGTGGTTCACTCCCAGCCGCGTGGCGGGGGAGATCGCCTACAACATCGGCACAGGCACCAACTTTCTCATCCGGGATAAGTGGAACTGGCTGAGCACACCGACCTGCCGGCAGATCGGAGGGAACAACCACACCTACGGTGAAGACTGGTACTACTCAGTCATTGCATACCATAGCTGGAGCAACGTGAACGATCCTAATCGCAATGATCCCGCGAATCCACCATATTATAATCCGGAGCGTCCACCATACCTTGAGAGCAATTATACGGAGTTCAGTTATCCCTACCAGGAGCGGGTTTGGGGATACGTGGCCCACCCAGTCAATATAGGTGGGCTGTGGTGGCAGCCGCAGCGAATTCCCTGGGTCCCCAGGGGCATCTTCGGCACCTGGCAACCGGGAAATTGGCGACCGCCCGAATGGACGCCTCGCCCGACCTTTTACTACCTGCCCGACATCAAGGCCAACTATAACGGTTGGAACTCCTACATCACCCTCTTTAACCCTCGCAGTGACCTCACTCTGGCTGTGGACATCGCCCTGTACAATCAGGACGGCACCTTCAACAAATGGTGGTTGGACCCCCCTCCTAGCAATCCACCTCCTTACATCCGCCTTGCCCCACGTGCCTCCCGCACCATTGCCGTGGCTGATCGTTTCCCTGGCAGCAGTTTCAGCGGCTCCGCCGTGATTGCCGCCAGCCAGGACATCGCTGTCTCCGTGATCCGTGTCTATCAAGGAACACCTTACACCTGCGCCATCTACAACGCCGTCGAGACTGTTTCGAACAAGGTCTACGTTCCCCTCCTGCACCGCAACAACAACTATTGGAACTCCGAGATCATCATCCAAAACGCCGGCAGCCAGTCCGCCCAGGTCACCGTGTATTACCACGCCCGCACTGGCTACAGTTGTAGTACCAGCGTGACCATTACAACGCGGGGTTCATACACATTCGACCTGAAAAATAACCCCGGCTGTGACATTGGCTCGCCCTTCGTGGGCGCGGCTACCATCTCGAGTACTCAGCCCATCGCGGTGGTGGCCAATCAACTGCGCGACGACGGCGCTAACGGCACTGTCGAATCTCTGATGAACTACGAAGGCTTCGCCACCGGGGCCGTGTACTTGTTTGCCCCTATGCTGATGAGGGGCAACAACGACTGGGATTCGGGGCTGGCCATCTACAATCATAACGCCAGTTCAAACTCCATTCAGATTGGGTACAACGCACAGCAAGGTGAATCGTGGTCGGGTAGCCAGACGATTGCTTCTGGGGCCAACGGGATCGTAACCATTCACCCCGCCCCGCCGGACAGTGTGAGCCCCCCATCCCCTTTGTGGGATCGGCCGTTTTGAGTGCGCAGGTTGGGAAGCCCATCTCGGCTATTGTCAACGAGATCAGGTCCACTGCTAACAGTTACCCGGCCATGTGCTATCGGATGGCCACGGAAGGGGGCAGGAAGTTCGTTGTGCCCCTGGCCTTCAAGGACAAGTTGAACTGGATGGGGCGGAGTTACTGGTCCACCGGGCTCATGGTACAGAACCTGAACACTACTTCCAACGCCAGCGTGACCGTGACGTGTTACGCTGCCGATGGCACTCAGGCGGGGAGCGCCAGTTATACAGTCTCGCCACAGAGATCCAAGGTAGTGTTCCCGTTACCTATTACGACCACCGACTTCCTCGGCTCGGTGGTGGTGACAGCGGATCAGGATGTGGCCGTGGCGGTGAACCATATTGTGTCGGGCAGCACGGAAGACACGGCGATGAGCCACACTGGCATCAAACGCTGAGATCATGGCAAGACCAGGCCCAAGAGCCCTGCACTAACGTAGCGGGTCAGGCGGTGGGCGATGCAGCCCGCCGCTTTCCATTGCCCGCAAACCCGCTTATAATAGAGGCACGAGGTGATCAGTATGCGCAAACGAAAGTTCTTGCGCGCTCTACTGTGGCTGGCACTCGCCTGCACCGTGCTGGCAGGGACAGCCCGCGGTCAGACACCGACGATCCATCTGCTCGATATCAAGGGTCCCGTCACCCCCATTATGCAAAGCTACATTGACCGGGGCATTCAGGCCAGCGTCGAGTCGGGCGCGGTGTGCCTGATCGTGCAACTGGATACCCTGGGCGGTTCGGTCAATGTAACGGGTGAGGTGGTCAAGGAAATCCAAAATGCCGATATACCGGTGGTGATTTACATCGCCCCCGCCGGAGCGACGGCCGCCTCTGCCGGGACATTGGTTACACTGGCCGGACACGTCGCAGCCATGGCTCCCGGCACAACCATCGGCGCTCTCAGCCCGGTGGGACCACAAGGCGAAGAACTGCCTGAGACCGCGAAGACCAAGGAGGTCGAGTGGCTGGTGGCCAATGCCCGCAACCTGGCGGCGCGGCGCGGGGAATCGGCGTTAGCCTGGGTCGAGAAGGCCATTCGCGAGAGCGCCGTGGCCACAGCCAACGAGGCTCTGAAACTGGGCGTAGTGGACATCGTGGCCACTGATCTCAACAACCTGGTAGCACAATTAGACGGGCGCGAGATCCAACTGGCTTACCGAAAGGTTACACTACGCACTTCCGGAGCGCAGATCAACCGGCTACCGATGAACCTCATCGAGAGTTTCCTTCACGTCATCACCGACCCCAACATTGCCTTCATTCTCATGACCATTGGCATCAATGCCGTCATCTTCGAACTCTCCAGCCCGGGCGGCTATGTACTGGGTATTATCGGCGTCATCTGTCTGGTGCTGGCCTTTTATGCTTTCGGCGTGCTCTCCGTTAACTACACGGGCCTGGCCTTTATTGCCTTGTCATTTGTGTTGTTTGCTCTGGATGTGATAACACCCGGCCTGGGCGTCCTGACAGTCGGGGGTGTAGTCGCTTTGGTGCTGGGAGCGATGGTGCTTTTCAACACTAGCATATATCCTGTCTCCCGACCTCTGATATTTACGGTGGCCTTAGCCACAGGCATGTTCTTCGCCTTCGTGGTCTCCAAGGCCATCCGCGCCCAATCGCGGCCTGTGGCGGTCGGCGCCGAGACGCTCGTCGGTCAAATTGCCACGGCCCGTTCGCGGCTCGATCCACAGGGTAGGGTGTGGGTAGAAGGCGAACTGTGGGACGCAATCGCCACTGACGGGCCCATCGCTCCAGGCGAAAAGGTGAAGATAGTGGGTGTCGAGGGCCTGCACCTACACGTACAGTCGCTTACCCACGAGAGTCCTACACGGGCTGCCCAAAATTGAGGGCTAGGGACCCAGAGGTGTATCCACCATGCGGATTGAGGTTCACGACGGTGTCACCGGCTTCGACACGCTGAAGGAAGAGTGGGGAGCGTTATTGCCGCGTTGTCCCAAACCGACCATCTTCTTGACACCAGAATGGCAGCGTGCCTGGTGGGAAACCT
It contains:
- a CDS encoding nodulation protein NfeD; translated protein: MRKRKFLRALLWLALACTVLAGTARGQTPTIHLLDIKGPVTPIMQSYIDRGIQASVESGAVCLIVQLDTLGGSVNVTGEVVKEIQNADIPVVIYIAPAGATAASAGTLVTLAGHVAAMAPGTTIGALSPVGPQGEELPETAKTKEVEWLVANARNLAARRGESALAWVEKAIRESAVATANEALKLGVVDIVATDLNNLVAQLDGREIQLAYRKVTLRTSGAQINRLPMNLIESFLHVITDPNIAFILMTIGINAVIFELSSPGGYVLGIIGVICLVLAFYAFGVLSVNYTGLAFIALSFVLFALDVITPGLGVLTVGGVVALVLGAMVLFNTSIYPVSRPLIFTVALATGMFFAFVVSKAIRAQSRPVAVGAETLVGQIATARSRLDPQGRVWVEGELWDAIATDGPIAPGEKVKIVGVEGLHLHVQSLTHESPTRAAQN